A section of the Acidobacterium capsulatum ATCC 51196 genome encodes:
- a CDS encoding TlpA family protein disulfide reductase, producing the protein MWNVAAAWLLMCLCGASTAWAKPVPNLKFKDMAGHTVRLDSLRGHPAVVNFWATWCGPCKEELPRLSALQAAYAGRGVKFVAVSVDEPKDFAKIKPYFERHQIALPVWTGADLGTLGRLGFGNVVPATLVLDGQGNVVGRIEGEARDADVRGYLDWLLDGRQGKAPPKRLRRY; encoded by the coding sequence GTGTGGAATGTGGCAGCGGCGTGGCTGCTGATGTGCCTTTGCGGCGCAAGCACGGCGTGGGCGAAACCGGTTCCGAATCTGAAGTTCAAAGATATGGCCGGGCACACGGTGCGGCTGGATAGTCTGCGGGGCCATCCGGCGGTGGTGAACTTTTGGGCAACCTGGTGCGGCCCGTGCAAGGAGGAGCTGCCCCGGCTCTCAGCCCTGCAGGCGGCGTATGCCGGGCGGGGCGTGAAGTTTGTGGCGGTTTCGGTGGACGAGCCGAAGGACTTCGCAAAAATTAAACCTTACTTTGAGCGGCACCAGATTGCGCTGCCGGTGTGGACGGGCGCGGATCTGGGCACGCTGGGGCGGCTGGGGTTCGGAAACGTGGTTCCGGCGACGCTGGTGCTGGATGGGCAGGGCAATGTGGTGGGGCGCATCGAGGGCGAGGCCCGGGATGCGGACGTGCGCGGCTATCTGGACTGGCTGCTGGACGGGCGGCAGGGCAAGGCTCCGCCGAAGCGGTTGCGGCGGTATTGA